One Borreliella chilensis DNA window includes the following coding sequences:
- a CDS encoding proline--tRNA ligase (catalyzes the formation of prolyl-tRNA(Pro) from proline and tRNA(Pro)), producing MSDFITSKEDDYSKWYLDIVQKAKLADYSPVKGCMVIMPYGYSIWSKIQSILDEKFKETGHENAYFPMLIPYGFLEKEKDHIDGFSPEFAIIKDAGGESLVEPLVLRPTSETIIWNMYSKWIKSYRDLPIKINQWANVIRWEKRTRPFLRTTEFLWQEGHTAHATEEEALEETLLILNVYKRFIEDYLAIPVFCGKKSEKEKFAGAVSTYSIETLMQDKKALQAATSHYLGLNFAKAFDVKFQDKDGEMKYVFASSWGVSTRLIGALIMVHSDEKGLILPPRVAPIEIIVLPIFKKEDEINKKILDYSNCIVHTLKKAQFRVEIDKDIRTSPGFRFSSAEFKGIPIRLEVGINDVLLNSVTIARRDKDRKFKYQMSLDFLVNNIRRELDSMQKDLFKRALNFRTLNTKEIFRSGKDSYELFKAHVNNYSGFVLSCWCGDLNCENIIKNETKATIRCIPDDFKTKDLTGMTCIYCSSKAKYFVLFAKSY from the coding sequence ATGAGTGATTTTATAACATCAAAAGAAGATGATTATTCTAAATGGTATTTAGACATAGTTCAAAAAGCAAAACTTGCTGATTACAGTCCTGTAAAAGGATGCATGGTGATTATGCCTTATGGATATTCTATTTGGAGCAAAATCCAAAGCATACTTGATGAAAAATTTAAAGAGACAGGACATGAAAATGCCTATTTTCCTATGCTTATTCCTTATGGGTTTTTAGAAAAAGAAAAGGATCATATTGATGGATTTTCACCAGAATTTGCTATTATTAAGGATGCTGGTGGAGAGAGCTTAGTAGAGCCTTTGGTTTTAAGGCCCACTTCTGAGACAATTATTTGGAACATGTATAGTAAGTGGATCAAGTCATACAGGGATCTTCCTATTAAAATTAATCAATGGGCAAATGTTATTCGTTGGGAAAAAAGAACAAGACCTTTTTTGCGTACTACGGAATTTTTATGGCAAGAAGGACATACTGCCCATGCTACTGAGGAGGAGGCATTAGAAGAAACTCTACTTATTTTAAATGTATATAAAAGATTTATAGAAGATTATTTAGCTATTCCAGTTTTTTGTGGTAAAAAATCCGAAAAGGAAAAATTTGCAGGGGCTGTTTCTACTTATTCAATTGAGACATTGATGCAAGATAAAAAAGCCCTTCAAGCTGCGACATCTCATTATTTGGGGTTGAATTTTGCAAAGGCATTTGATGTAAAATTTCAAGACAAAGATGGTGAGATGAAGTATGTATTTGCTAGTAGCTGGGGTGTTTCTACTAGATTGATTGGCGCTTTGATTATGGTTCATTCTGATGAGAAAGGTTTAATTTTGCCGCCTCGTGTTGCTCCAATAGAAATTATTGTTCTTCCCATTTTTAAAAAAGAAGATGAAATTAATAAAAAAATTTTGGATTATTCTAACTGCATTGTGCATACTTTAAAAAAAGCACAATTTAGAGTTGAGATTGATAAGGATATTAGAACTTCTCCAGGATTTAGATTTTCATCTGCTGAGTTTAAAGGCATTCCAATACGTCTTGAAGTAGGAATAAATGATGTTCTTTTAAATTCTGTTACTATTGCAAGAAGAGACAAAGATAGGAAGTTTAAGTATCAAATGTCACTTGATTTTCTTGTCAACAATATTAGGAGAGAACTCGATTCGATGCAAAAAGATTTATTTAAAAGAGCATTAAATTTTAGAACCCTAAATACTAAAGAGATTTTTAGAAGCGGAAAAGATAGTTATGAGTTGTTCAAAGCTCATGTGAATAATTATTCTGGATTTGTGCTTTCTTGTTGGTGCGGTGACTTGAATTGTGAAAATATTATTAAGAATGAAACTAAAGCCACAATAAGGTGTATTCCTGATGATTTTAAAACTAAAGATTTAACAGGCATGACTTGTATTTATTGCTCTTCTAAAGCCAAATATTTTGTTTTGTTTGCCAAATCTTATTGA